In Cryptomeria japonica chromosome 1, Sugi_1.0, whole genome shotgun sequence, the sequence GAACAAATTCTAATCAACAAGAATTGAGTCAAAAGAGTTTTAGGCTGAAAAAACTTTCAACATTCTTGCAAGCTCTAATATTTGCCCAACTTCCCTTCTTCTAAGTGGGATGAAAGGAAAATGGAAAAGGATGTCTTCTTAGTCATCTTAAGGATTCTTCTTTGCTAGGGTCAACTCCCAAAAATGGAAGTTTTGTTAGTAAGAAAAGTTTTCTTAATGTTATTTTAGTGGAACCAAAAGTAAAGCTTCAAGTCACCTAGACTCTATTgttcttttattatttttgttgGTTTTAGTTGTTCCTTGTCTCTTTTTGGGAGTTGTTGCATGATTTGTGTGCTTTCAACACCTAGGTTGTCTAGTCCTTGAAGTAAGTTTCTTTGGGACTTTATCAAAACCATCTCAAACTActcttaagaaaaaaaaaaaaggtgaatcaTATGAGCATGAAACATTGCCTTGAACATAAGTTCATAATTAGATTAATGAATTTACTTAATTTCTCCAAATATAGTAGATACCATGAtgctaaaatgtttttgaaaaaaatattcacACCTACTATTTGCTTTCTTACATCATTTTTTACTTTAGAGATCCCTATAGATTGCTAGGCCAAAAGGCTAGTATGTTTAAATAAAGTTTTGATTTAAATTAAGGTAGATATTTTCTAGTGAAACATTTTATAAggtgaaatcaattttttttttttttttaaaattaagtaaattaaaaattaaccaaactattcattaaaaaattatgatagattatatatatagaaaaatagaTAAATAAGGGAAAATATAAGGTTTGTACATGAGAGCTAACTGTTTTTAACAAGAAAGAAAGATTAGACAAAGAAATTAAATCAAATTACAAAAAGTAAAATGACAATAGAAAATCAACATCTCATCCAAAAGAGTTGATCACAACTAACAAACACACACAATCCATAGATccaatatatgaaaaaaaaaattgaaaagataaatattttatACAATTATATTTGATAGCTATAATTTTAAGGAAAGATGTAAGTCCATGACTTGAAGTTCTTTTAATAAATATTCACTAAATCAGATATAGCCAAAGTGCAGGATCCAATATTTGTAATCTATACTTAGAGAAGGACGGAAATTGGTTAGTAGATTAACTTTAAAGAATATATAACAAAACATGAGCTATGATATACAATACATGTAATTGATATATTTGGCTATTGTATTTGGAAAAAATGGATACCACAATATGTCTCAtggaaaaaatgaaacaaattGCCTTCAAGGGAGAGATGATTAATCAATGCTTGAAGAAGGTGTTCAATTCAAAATCTACAATATTTGACTACAATAGTTCTACATGTGGTGAGAATGATATTGGGCAACACTTTCTTCTCGGTGACCCATAGACACTGAGTTAATACAGACATAGCTTCAATGTTCATTGTTGTTATATTGGATTTAGGAAAGCTAAAAGATTGCATTCAGAggtcatagagaaaatgataaAATCGAGGTGGCAAGCAGGTTAGAAGAAAACGATAAAATCGAAGTCTTGCTGTCATTCAATATTAGggtgattggaaaaaaggagcatAAGCATAGGGCAAAATAGGGATTGGAATTTTTGAAAGTGGTAGCAAGGGTGTGAGAATCTTCCAGTGTGGACTAGTCCTTTGTTGTGGATATAGATGACAATAGTCAACAATTAGTAGaagataatattaattaaaaaggTGCATCTATTGTAGTGTTGTGACAAAATATGTTGTATCTAGAAGTGTCAATAGAAGATAGTATTGTATGTATAACAACAGAAATGTGAAAATGTATTATCAGGCCTGCCAATAGAACAACTCTTGAACTTcgtaatttttttaaatctttcactTAATTCTACTGATTATGGCTCTCTTATTCCTGATTtattgaataaaaaaaataaaaattatatacctCAATTCAAGTATCTTGAAATTGTTAATAGTAATACTTTCTTCTCAACAATGAAGTATGATTTATATATGATTCTATTCTGTTAAAAGGGTTTGGAATTTACATTATTTAAGAAAAGGTAATTGATACATTTCAATTTTGTTTTATTTGTGCCATGTTTCTTGTGTTTATCTTGTGGTCACCATATAGATGAGAACTAGATTCTTTGGGCTCAGCAAAATTACTATCTTAGGTTTGCCATCTGTTTATTTCAGTTGCACTCCGATAATGTAGCGGTTTATTTCAGTTATGTAGAGAATGACTCCTAAAACTGGTTAAGGTGAAAGGTGCTTTAATTTTGAACCCTGGTTATAGTACCGATGTATGCTGTATAAATTCATAACAAATAAACAGCATTTGTATTAATTAAAACAGAGCACGGTGATAAAATGCCCACAACTGTTAAGATGTGAAGAAAATGAAAGCTAAAATATCATTGATTTCTCAAATATTTGAGTTACACTTTCTGCATCAATAAAACAAAGCCGAACTTGATCACTTTAATGTTAAGACAATAATTCTCTGCACTTGCCGAAGTTGCAGCTTAATGGTGAACCTAAATTACAAGAGTTAGATTAATGACTGCAGAGCCAAATTATTGGTTGAAGAGCACAAGAGTTGGCCTTGATATCTTGGGCTCGATAGCCAGGGAGTCGTATTTCAGGATTTACCCATGGCAGTTGATAAGTAGAAATTCCAAAAAATCGAGCAAGTGGACATGAATGCTACTCTAGTGTGTAGAGGTACAACCCTGCAAATGAAAAAAAGAAACATTGGTCTATTTTCCATTTCAGAGCTTGTCAATTTATAATTTGAATGCACTACGAATCAAATTGCTATCAATTATGACCACAATTTATATTCATCAATATGCTCCATAATTTATAAAAGTAATTCAAAGCTAAAAGGAAAACAGGGGAAGAAAGCTAGCTATCACAGAAATTACCAAAAATTTAAAACTGTAATTGGAACCCAGAATTTCCAGCCTGTAAACCAAGCAGAGAAACAGCGATTAGCCAATCCAATAACATATAGtgaaaacaaatgaaacaatatttcTGTATCAAACATGTAGCACTTTTAGGAGCGATTGTATTCTCACCTGCAATAAGAGTGGGGATCCCTTCCTTCTGGTATAGTGTGGGAAGCTCTTTAAGCTTTCTTAGCCACAGACTATTCCATGCAAAAATAACTCCTACTACACAGGGACCCACAACAATCTGATTCAAAGCCACCTGAAAATAAAGGTGAAAACTCAGGTGTATAGTGAATGTGAAACAAGTCTTAATAGTATGATTAAAAACTAATTGAACGTCTAATTACAGCATTCAACTCTCAACATGAAATTCGAAAAGCTTGATAAAATCTGAAAACGCTCTTTATCTCTAAATTTAGTGTTTATGAATTGTTTGCAGTTATAACATGGATATTgtataaaagacaacacaaaattaACAAAATATGTAGTAGCTAACACTAACAAATCTAAATAAGAACTGATATGCTCAATATAAATTGCAATAAATCTTCTCTTCATTTTCTAAAGTTCAATATTACTTCCCtttcaatttgaaaataaaaatctgaaatttaaaaTCTGACCTACAGAAAGTAAATCCACTTTATCATTACCTTTATAGAAAGGTTTCTGAGAGACTGCCCTACAAATACTCTGTCAAGAAACTCATACCATGCCTGAGTACCTGGGCCATACAATAGAAAACCATAGGATGTCATTCTCAATGCCCTTAGCCAGTCATGAGCATACAAGGTCTTCTGCAGAATACCCTGTttacaaaaatatttgcattagCAACGAGTGTTTTAAAAAGCTATAATAATAGGTTGAAATCAGTACTCTTATCCAGTCACGAACCATGGTCCTTGACCTCTTCATCAGAAAACTTTTTAACAAAACTGTTTTACAAAAGCAACTATCTTGAAACAGCCCTAATGAGCATTGAGATTACTTGAAATTAATGCTCTTAGCTATTCATAGCTCCATAGAATTTTCATCAGATCCCACTGTTTATTAAAATTTAGGCAATTAAGATGACTTTTTGAAATCAATCCGCTTAGCCAGTCATTCTTTTCGTCAAGAAAAACTAATTATAAATTTTTGTACAGGACCATTCTGAAAGATCCGTAAGAAATTTGAAAATCACTTGAGAATGTGAGATCATTGCCCTTAGGCAGTTACGATCCATGTTTAAGAGAAGCAACTGCAAGTATGGCAAATATTCCCCTTTTAAAGGGAAAATAATTATAAAATGGTTGTTGTTTAAGTACAACCCTAGACAATACCAAGATCTTAGCCAGTAATGACAATGCGAGATCTTTATCAGACCATCTGCTGTTTTCCAACAATAGCAAAGAGTGTTTTTATAGATCAGTAAAGGGTATTTTTATATATCAGTAAAAAATGTTTTAAAATCATTTGAGATCAATGATCTTAGCCAGTCCCTCTCTGTTGAAATATCCATTAAATTTTTGGGAATTTGCAAGATCTGTTAAATTTCTAAGAATTTGCAATCCGAGGCTTCGGATGTCATGTCTTGACTTACTGACATTACTCAGATTCGTTGTTCAAATGCCGTTTCCACAAAGGGACTATAATTTCTCTCCAATTCCACTGGATTTGAGAGTTTTCAATCGGATGAACATTTAAATGATCGAATCTGTATCTATTCTACTCATCAAATTAATCAACAATATAGCGCTTCACGGCCGTGTAAGCTATTCATCAGAAATCCCTGTTTATGACCTATATTTCACAATAGCAAGAGTATTTTGAAAGCCACAAGGACCTCTAAAATCATTTGACGTCAACGCTCTTAACGAATTGTTCATTAAAAGACAAAAATATACACAAAAGAAAAGGATCATTAAAATTTTCTGAAAATTCCCTCTAGAATGCCTATTTTCAGGGTATAACAGTGAAAAAGCCATGGAAAGAAAACTGAAGAAGCCCTCTGATAAGCATGCATacaatcttctaatttttttgaaaattcccTCTAGAATCTACAAATGCAGTGAAAATTTAATGGAAAGAAAACAGAAAAAGCTCTACGGTAGTTTACGAGCATgtatacaataattaaaattttctGAAAATTCCTTGTAGAATCTACAAGTACCACCGCTTAGCACTCCGTTCGGCGTATTTTCAGGGTATAACAGTGAAAAATCCATGGAAGGAAAACAGAAAAAGCCCTATGCTAGCCTACGAGCATGCATAAAATCATTAAAATTTTCTGAAAATTCCTTCTAGAATCTACAAATGCCACCTCTTAACACTCCACACTCCATTCTGCCTATTTTCAGGGTATAACGGTGAAAAAGCCATGGAAAGAAAACAGGAAAAGCCCTCGGGTAGTCTACGAGCATGTATACAATCATTAAAATTTTCTAAAAATTCTTTCTAGAATCTACAAATGTTACCTTTTAACACTCCATTCGCCTTATTTTCAGGATGACAAAGCCATCGAAAGAAAACATGAAAAGCCCTCTGGTAGTCTACGAGCATGTATACAATCATTAAAATTTTCTGGAAATTCCTTCTAGAATCTACAAATGCCACCTCTTAAGACTCCATGCAGCCTATTTACAGGGTCTAACAGTGAACAAGCCATGGAAAGAAAACAGGTAAAGCCCTCTGGTAGTCTATAAGCATGTATACAATCATTGAAGGCAACATCTGCAATTTAGGAATTAGAGTTACCTTATTTTGGCCTTCTTCAGGGGAGTTTTTGCCAGAAAGCCATCGTCCTCTAACCTGTGCAATGGTATCTCCTATTAGCACGAGAGAGCCTGAAGTTGTGGCTGCCTTGAGGGGAAATCTCCACTGTTTTTTCCCTGTATTTTCATTACTGAAATTCTCAGCATGATTTTTGGCCGATTCAGACAGTGCCTTATTCCAGTGGTATCTCAGCGAAATGCTATAATTCTGCCTTGCTGCCGCTCCCCAACATCCTCCTGCCCAGTCCCCCaacattttttgtttcttctatgTAACCATTAAAGAGATACACAAGGAATTGGTAAAAGCTGAAGCATGCGGAGGAGTTAGTAGCAGGGTGGGTTAACTATGTTGTTACTATTTGACATTTTAATGGAATTCGGTAGGACTTCAAATTTCACTTTCTAAAGTGACTCGAATTTTATTTGTTTCTACAATTAAGGTTGGGATGTATGGATCGAATTAGTCATATTATCATGTTTAGTTAttgaaagaaataataataataatatcttcaTAATGTGTTTTGTGGTATGTCTTGTTAATTTAGATAATGCATATAAATGTTAAATTCTtcataaaaattaatctttttgaaaaatttataattCTATTTAACCATCAAAATAATGATTTATATAATGATGTTTATTTATATGACTAAAATATCAGTTTTCCAAAGAAAATCTTACTTTTTCTCAAAACTTGCTCCTCCTCTCTCTATAGATGTTGGACTTAATTTCATATTTTCTGGTTTCTCATAATATGTAGGAATTCTCTAgaatgatatgtatggatttaaaGATGCAAGACCTCTTTTAAACATATCTTTGTTATATTatctttattataatttaaattttggTTCTACTtttattgattaaaaaaataaaattaaaatgataGGTGAAGAAAAATTATAATTATTCAAGAATTGTTATTTTAGAAGTATGATTTGAAatttcatgtctaaatggaattatAGGGAGTTGTGTAAAGTATGATAATGTTAAGATGACATAATAGTAAGAAGACGATATGGAAATTTATTTTAGTTGTGAAAGCAATTTTAGCAACAAAATTTCATGCATATTTTTTAATAAGTATTGTTTGAGTTTTTAAAGAGATTTTGTGGGAATATATATATTTTAagcaattagtaaattattatttttttgtaattattaattaatttatttagtttttttaatttaagaAGAAGATCTAGTTTTCAACCATTTGGGAATTTATATTTTTTTAGCTACTAcaaaattcttcttctcttctttaccTAGAGTTAAAAGTTCAAATATAAAATCAAAATTTCTTAGCTATTTTCAAAGAAGATTATAAATTACACACATAACGATTAAAGACACTACCATAATAGGATTCAATAATATAACTTATCACAATCATACCAAATTATGACTCCTTCTCagtaaaaaaaaaatgcatgaacAAGGCcacttagaaattattttaaaattaaaggagttagaataatatatatatatctacatatatacatatatgtatatatctacatatatacatatatgtatatatgtacatatatatacatatacatatatatgtacatatatgtatatatgtacatatatatatatatgtatatatatatatatatatatatatatatatgtatacatatgtacatatacatatatatacatatgtatacatatatatatatatatatatatatgtatatatatctatatatatatatgtatacatatgtatatatacatatatatacatatatatacatatgtatatatatgtatatatacatatgtatatatatatatgtacatatgtatacatatgtatatatacatatatatatatatatatgtatatatatatatatatgtatatgtatatatatgtatatatatatatatatgtatatgtatatatatgtatatatatatatatatatatatatacatatatatatatatatatacatatatatacatatatatatatatatatatacatatgtatacatatgtatatacatatatatacatatacatatatatatatatatgtatatatatatatatgtatatgtatatgtatctatatgtatacatatacatatatatatatatatgtatacatatatacatatatacatatatatatatatatatatacatatatatatatagatatatatatatatatacatatacatatacatacatatacatatacatacatatacatatacatatatatacatatacatatacatatatatatatatatatacatatacttatatatacatatacatatatatacatatacatatatatacatatacatatatatacatatacatatatatacatatacatatatatacatatacatatatatacatatacatatatatacatatatatatatatatatatatatatatatatatatatataaaagcatgAACATTACTTTAGTCACATCCTTGATAGTCAATAGTATTTTATCTATTATATCATCATAAGGTGATcctatatatagaaaatatacattTGGTAATGGTAATAGCAATATTATTCCTATTGTCCAAGGGATTGGGCTTGATtattaaagcattgagttcttaaTGTAGAGATCCAAGTTCAAATCCCAATGGGAAGCCCCTAGCAACTACTCATCTTTTTTAAACGATGTGGATTACAACCAATCCAGACTAGCAATAGCATAGGTATTTACCATTAACATAGTCCTATTACTATCTATCACTAGTCAAGTATCTATAAGTTCATACTTGGGTCATCTCTAGCTCATAAATTACTCAATATTCTAGTTGCAATTGTCTTTCTTAATGTAATATGAATAATCAACTGGCTGAGGCAGTAAAAGGTAAAGTGTTATAAGGTCATCCAATCACACACTAACAAGAATCATATTTATCCATTTCCTTGTACATTTGGGTGACCTAGTTGCTTACCAAGCTTAGTTGTCATAGATATCTATTGAATCAAGTCGTGAGTTGATGTTAGCAACATAAGGTCAAGGACTAAGGGTATGATATCCTTTCTAGTAAAAGTATATTAGTATGCTCGTGAGAGGTGGGTTGTGGTAGATATAAATACCAAATTCATTTGAcatcttaaaaatatatatatatatatatatatatatatatatatatatatatatatatatatatatactcaaatcaTCTCAAATCAAGCTCCGTAAATAAATTAGAGTACTCACATATCTTAGTTCTTCAATAGTATATGCCCAAACTTATGGTACCTATAATTGGTTAGTGGTAGTTTCGAATAGCCCATGATATGAAGGGGATAATGTGCCATCATCGTAGATGACTTTTATTTCTAGTGGTTGTTACTTTATCTACCAAGAAGCGAGTTACCTATTATTTAATGTTTTGCAATATTGAGGTTGTTGAATTCAATAGTTGTGTTTTTTTCTTGAGAGTTTAGGAAGGGTGAGATGAGATTTGGGTTAGCATAAAATTATGTTAAAGAGGAGTACTACTAATGTTTATTTGTTAGATCAAGAAATTTGAGGAGGTGCATAAGGAAGAATTAGATGCCAAGGGAGTAGGTTCTTAGATAAATCATCCTTTTGAACATGATTTTAGAATAAATTTGTCATTGGTTTTCTTGTGAGCTTCTAATTTACCATTGCCACATTCTCTTTCATTTTTCTTCAATTCTTAGGAATTAAGGTGGAATCTAGTAGGGTTGTTTTCTTTCACCCTAGATCATGTCATTTTTTGTAACTTTGTAGTTTATTGCTTGATTAGGGTTAGCACAACATTATTTTAGAGGGGGACTACTAATGCCTCTTTATTAGATTGATAAATTAGGGGAGTTGCATTTAAGGGAGAGTTAGATGATAAGGGAGTAGATTCTTAGACAAATCttcttttcaaacatttttataATCTTTTGTCATTGATTTTGTCATGAGTTTCCAATTTAGAAAATTTACCACATTCTCTTTAATTTTTTGTCAATGGTTAGGGATTGAGGTGAAATCCACTTGGGTAGTTTTATTTCACCCTGGATCATATCATTTTTTGTAGATTTgttgtttattatttgaatataaaaTATATTCTAGAATCTATTTATAATAGATAAATTATGAGAATTGTAAATTATGGCTATGAGGAAAATGAATATGGGTCTCCTTTATTACTAACAGAGGCCAAACAATAGAAATGACTATCGTTCAGGGTACTTGAATATAATTATCTCTTATTGTCACTTGTTATAATTCATCTAGTGGTTATGAAAGTGAATTACGTGCTACTTTTTTATGCTTTATATAAGAAATTATCACTATCTATTGGAGCTCCCATGCATGGTCTTGCATGTTACATCAATTAGCTATAAAATATCtctaattataattaaaatatatttgaatATAACAATACAAAAAATTATATGATGTAAAAATCTAGCTATGatagtatttttttatttatgaaatagattcaacatgtatatatacattaacCATAATCAAACATTATCTAATGAAGGTCAATTTTACACAATTACAAGAGCATTTATCAAATATTTAGAGTGGAAAATCATAAATTTATGTTCCTATCTAAGGTGAATAAGAACTTGATTTGTCATTATTGGAATCCTGGTTGTCTACACTTCCTCTTTAGCATCCTCATGGATTTAAAAAATCCAACCAAGTGAACCAATGCCTCATCCACCTCAACCAAGTGGACTTAGCAATCTATCTTGAGAATATTATTGTAAAAAGCCAAGGTCATAGATGCAATGATTGGCTTTAATCAAGGCCAAAATAAGAAGAGGATTTTATGTACCCCAAATTATATTGGGGGTCCATCATCATAATGAGGTCAAGAACACAATTTGACAACTAGGAGGAAGATTTAATGTATCCATACTACACTAAGGGTGCACCCTCCATCCCAAGGGTCATACAGTTGAACCTACTTAGCTCAGTGGATTCAAACATCAATCACCCTAAGGAAACAAATGAATAGCCTATCTACCCATTTTAAAGTGACCTACAAAAACAAAGTATCCAATGGAAATAAAACCATGTTGGATTAATGGTGCAACCTTTCTTTTCTTCACATTTTCTTTCCTCATTATCATAGGCTATCCCTTAGCTTGGAAAGGGGGAAACTTACTATTAATTCCATTTATTCCTTATTTTGCTAGGTCTTTGGAATTGTCATGACATAGGAAACACTTGAATTTTAAATCTTCCAAGTTATTGTTTTTCTTTTACATTCCTCAAGATTTATTTTCATAGTATTTtaactcaatttttttaatttatccttgatttccttattttgtttttatttttaaattatttttgttgtttataaagTAAttattatttcaagcatttacaaagTGGTGAGAGATTAGATTAGCTATCCAATTGAAGTGGAGTCATTGAACATCAATAAAGTGAACTATTGACAATAACATTGAACCTTTCACCAAAGTAAGTTTCCAAGTTCACCATTGGTTGCACCTTGAGCATGTACAAAAATCATtcaatgcacacacacacacagaaaaaaataaaaataaaaaataaaaaataaaaaataaaaaaaatataaagatgaaaCCATCAGATTCATAACTTTTCATTACTTAACAATGGTACTAGACAATAATTGAAGTGTTAACAACATTAATCATTAACTCCACACAAATACCAAATATAGTAGGGACAATCATAGTCTTCAAGCATGTGTTGTTCTTCATCCAAATTACAATGAGATGAAAAATaaccaacacaaaataaaatataaaatttatgaaGATGTGACATACCAAACCTTAAGAAAAACGAAGATAAGATATAAGATAATAGACTTAATCATATGACACTCACAtataaatgaagaaaatatccttTTGAAAATAAAACTTAGAGTGCATGTAGTAGTTAAATGGAATATTGTAGGACCTCCATTTTTCTATAAATATAAAATTGGCACTTATATATTTACAACTAATGTTTGGCGGTGTGACTCATCATACAATTTGTCAAAATAGCACATCTAGTATGAAGTGTACTACAAATGACATTTTAAagattcaaccaaaacttaatTTAGAAATCACTAGTAGTTGAATAAAagaatataatttgttgttagtagagtattaatttttttatttaaaatataacttgTATGTAACATATATGGACAAAATATCTATTTGTAAGCATAAATATTTGTTATATCTAACGTCTATATCCATAAAAAATGAACCAATAGTTGAAAACAAAAAAACTATTTGTTGTGATAAAAGCAacatattataatttaaaataaattttatatccaACACGCATGGGCCGATAGTTTAACACTTTAACTTTTTGATagaccttttatatttgtgatatgatgtaattattgtgcCCACCTTTTTATATTCGTGATAGGACAAAAAACTTTAGATAATCTTTCACATTTTATGGTAAAATAAAAGGTATTTATTGTGTTAAccttttattattatttgtttgcaTTGTAGAATATTTGAACTTAGCAATCTAGGTCCCTACAACATAAACTTTGCCAttaatgtcacaaccctcctttatcaccttttgatttaaatacaaactctattatatttcttttggataaactattgaatgaatattataaaggaataaaaataataaatcacacacacacatggaaaatatacttgtttaattgtttatttaaatttcctcacccaaattatggcacatgttgtaggaggaacaagaagcttctagaggcttctccaccaccttgcaggtaactcctcccactaagtctaatcaatttgcatgaaggccaaattaggagagaatctctttttttttaattaaaaattaggtagtggaatttggagttttttcttataaaagatgtacaagttttcaaaaagaggagttggttattccataagaaattcttcaagtaaatttttcttttgtagtcaattttcatttttcagctaagatttttgtttgggaggacttctcttcaagtttgGAGGATCAAAGGAGATTCATAGAGGATtccacaccattttcaagcacccaggttctttcaaatttagtttttcatgcatcttattcttgctgcaatttagattagattaatttgtttaagaaattagatccattagtttcaaattttttataataagtagattaatttgtttaagaattagattcatttgtttcaaatttttgataagaattagatccattagttttcaatatataagaattagattaatttgtttaagaagTTAGATCCATATATTTCAAATTCTGATAGGAATTAGATCAAAATTGTTAAAAATTCTTATTAAGTTTCAGATCGATTCTTGTTGAAGAACTAGATTAAAACCATCCTTATTTCCTTTCTCTAGATTCATCtttctagttttcaaataaattaaaaaaaaataaaaatctgaatcTCATAGATCTCGCTGTAGATATTTCTTTATATTTCtcatttgattctatacatatttCCCATTTTCTGGTTATACATTTTCTGCAAAAAGATTGTTGAAAGAAAGGATAGGATTCGTTGTGAATAACTTCCTTGCAATATTCTTATTGTTTTAGCTTGGTTATTTACTCCTCTCtggataaaaaaaaaaacaaaaaaaaaacaacaacagtTGAAAACAAAGGAATGAGTCCCTCTATAAACACTCTCTATATTCCAATATGCATATTACTTCAATATTTTTGTATTCTGGTAAGTCTCTATTAATCTCTCCAATAAGTAAATCCTTATTGTCTCATGTTCGTATTCTGGGTTACTATTACTCTCTGTGTTTTGCTGCTACAAATAAACTCTTATTGTTCATACTAATTCTGAGTTTGAATAAAATTAAAACTACTTTGGTTCTTTTTTTTACAAAATTAGACTGGGAACTTTagacacaatatatatatatatatatatatatatatatatatatatatatatatatatatatatatatatatattaata encodes:
- the LOC131028067 gene encoding uncharacterized protein LOC131028067, which encodes MLGDWAGGCWGAAARQNYSISLRYHWNKALSESAKNHAENFSNENTGKKQWRFPLKAATTSGSLVLIGDTIAQVRGRWLSGKNSPEEGQNKGILQKTLYAHDWLRALRMTSYGFLLYGPGTQAWYEFLDRVFVGQSLRNLSIKVALNQIVVGPCVVGVIFAWNSLWLRKLKELPTLYQKEGIPTLIAGWKFWVPITVLNFWVVPLHTRVAFMSTCSIFWNFYLSTAMGKS